From the Ruania alkalisoli genome, one window contains:
- a CDS encoding ABC transporter ATP-binding protein/permease has translation MMIDANVAPYARQAWPRLAGTAAITLLASGASIGAAFAMAAAFTRILSTDGTLPAGPLTAAVALLGLRALLLWCRDQSALHTGTVVARSIREKLLRHIVALGPAHRWPGGRASAHLAAVDGCEHLKGYVGNYLPQVLAAILVPAALTVALFLRDPAVALVVVAGVACVPLAHRITKRLLGARAAEHWRAYDRYAARVSDNIAGIATLAGFGAAERRGAALARDAETLRAATTANMNVSLSTYVITSAAMLLGTSGATLLAAWHAAEGRLAAGDVLLVLFLAAECFRPLQDLQSYWHEGFYGLAAAASINRILATEPQVTTAADATPIALAGPPGLRLEHVSFTYPGAERASLNQISVTIPAGRTTALVGASGAGKTTLTALLLRDIDPDDGSVLLVTADGHHDLRTLPLSQVRHISARVSQDVVLMDGTVAENVRLAAPTDASDTEVDDAMAAARVTPFLADLPEGPASHVGEGGRRLSGGQRQRVALARALVQRAPLLVLDEATSALDGENEALITEAVRSGDGSRTTVVIAHRLSTVAHADHVIVLGEGRVLEEGTAAQLEAEGGPWAAMVRAQRIADGGAQVFS, from the coding sequence ATGATGATTGACGCGAACGTCGCGCCCTACGCTCGCCAGGCGTGGCCACGGCTGGCCGGCACAGCAGCCATCACCCTGCTCGCCTCGGGCGCCTCCATCGGCGCAGCGTTCGCCATGGCTGCAGCCTTCACGCGCATCCTCAGCACCGATGGCACACTCCCGGCCGGCCCGCTGACGGCGGCCGTGGCCCTGCTCGGGTTGCGTGCCCTGCTGCTGTGGTGCCGCGACCAGTCCGCACTGCACACCGGAACGGTTGTCGCCCGCAGCATCCGGGAGAAGCTGCTGCGGCACATCGTGGCACTCGGTCCCGCGCACCGATGGCCGGGCGGGCGTGCCAGCGCGCACCTCGCAGCCGTCGACGGCTGCGAGCACCTCAAGGGCTACGTCGGCAACTACCTTCCACAGGTGCTCGCCGCGATACTCGTCCCCGCGGCCCTGACCGTCGCGCTCTTCCTGCGCGACCCGGCCGTGGCGCTCGTGGTGGTCGCCGGTGTGGCATGCGTGCCGCTGGCCCACCGGATCACCAAGCGGCTCCTCGGCGCACGTGCTGCCGAGCACTGGCGAGCCTACGACCGGTATGCAGCCCGCGTGAGCGACAACATCGCCGGGATCGCCACCCTCGCCGGCTTCGGTGCCGCCGAGCGGCGCGGCGCGGCGCTTGCCCGGGACGCGGAGACTCTGCGGGCCGCCACGACGGCGAACATGAACGTCTCCCTCTCCACCTATGTGATCACGTCCGCCGCCATGCTCCTGGGTACGTCGGGGGCGACGCTACTGGCGGCCTGGCACGCGGCCGAGGGCCGGCTGGCTGCTGGGGACGTGTTGTTGGTGCTCTTTCTCGCAGCCGAGTGCTTCCGGCCGCTGCAGGATCTGCAGAGCTACTGGCACGAGGGCTTCTACGGGCTGGCGGCCGCCGCCTCCATCAACCGCATCCTCGCGACCGAACCGCAGGTGACCACGGCCGCGGACGCGACGCCGATCGCGCTCGCCGGACCTCCCGGACTGCGTCTGGAGCACGTCAGTTTCACCTACCCGGGCGCGGAGCGAGCGAGCCTGAACCAGATCAGCGTCACTATCCCCGCGGGCCGGACCACGGCTCTGGTGGGAGCCAGCGGCGCGGGGAAGACCACGCTCACCGCGTTGCTCCTGCGGGATATCGACCCGGATGACGGCTCGGTACTGCTGGTCACCGCGGACGGGCACCACGACCTACGCACTCTCCCGCTGAGTCAGGTGCGCCACATCAGCGCCCGCGTGAGTCAGGACGTGGTGCTGATGGACGGCACCGTGGCCGAGAACGTGCGCCTCGCAGCGCCCACCGATGCCAGCGATACCGAGGTGGACGACGCCATGGCGGCCGCCCGGGTGACCCCCTTCCTCGCCGACCTTCCCGAGGGTCCCGCGAGCCACGTCGGGGAGGGCGGGCGGCGCCTCTCCGGCGGGCAGCGTCAACGGGTGGCGCTGGCACGAGCGCTCGTGCAGCGGGCGCCGCTGCTGGTACTCGACGAGGCCACCAGCGCCCTCGATGGGGAGAACGAGGCCCTCATCACCGAGGCCGTCCGCTCCGGCGACGGCTCGCGCACCACGGTGGTGATCGCGCACCGGCTCTCCACTGTGGCCCACGCCGACCACGTGATCGTGCTGGGCGAAGGCCGTGTGCTGGAGGAAGGCACTGCGGCCCAGCTGGAGGCGGAGGGCGGCCCCTGGGCGGCCATGGTGCGGGCGCAACGGATTGCCGACGGCGGAGCGCAGGTGTTCTCGTGA
- a CDS encoding ABC transporter ATP-binding protein, with the protein MSDLDQGTSADVAPQRHAPPHGAYGTYGAPSPGLRLDDVRALGAVLAGWRGWYVAALTWNAVVHLSAAVAAGAAAYAVAAAVTGVAGSTRVELMLPTVLVLGATLVRSVAVWQEAYTSHDVAFRVLARVRGWLFAGLARIAPGGVARRRTGDLTTLSTNDSEALEIFLAHSSLYIIGRFLATPLIVVGLALISLPAALVTLPFLALAVLVPLAARRSAREQGRRARAVTAEIGADMQENVGAVREIAAFGLLEERLGRLAGQQTRLWRAQRATTIRTGVETAVGGVLSSLVAVAATVVAVREVAAGRLALEWLPVVAAVAGATPSAIAQWAATTRHYGNTAASARRIEEILDAPDPLPVIPESEGSSPTTSVECLPVAEPSDRGLSTPHIRVESVTYSWPGAPRPAVRDVSVAIGAGETVALAGASGAGKSTLGALLARWYDPDVGRILVGGTDVRAMERAERVATVCLVPQEPYLFAESVRENLAVALPHELPDDALWEALERTRAADVVRGMPHGLDTVLADRGRSLSGGERQRLALARAALRRPEVLILDEAVSQLDVENEVALRDSLIGTATTTVVIAHRLSTLVTTPRVLVLDGGSLVGDGTHEELLAGCDAYRRLVRPQLDLRKGT; encoded by the coding sequence GTGAGCGACCTCGACCAGGGCACGTCAGCGGATGTCGCGCCACAGCGGCACGCACCACCGCATGGCGCGTACGGAACATACGGCGCACCTTCGCCGGGCCTGCGGTTGGACGATGTGCGCGCACTCGGCGCCGTCCTGGCCGGATGGCGGGGCTGGTACGTGGCCGCTCTGACATGGAACGCCGTCGTCCATCTCTCGGCGGCAGTGGCTGCCGGGGCCGCAGCCTATGCGGTGGCAGCCGCCGTCACCGGAGTGGCCGGCAGCACGCGGGTGGAGCTGATGCTGCCGACGGTGCTGGTGCTCGGCGCGACCCTGGTGCGCAGCGTGGCGGTGTGGCAGGAGGCCTACACCAGCCACGACGTCGCATTCCGGGTGCTGGCGCGGGTGCGCGGATGGCTGTTCGCCGGGCTGGCACGGATCGCACCGGGAGGCGTGGCGCGGCGCCGGACGGGCGATCTGACCACCCTGAGCACGAACGACTCCGAGGCGCTGGAGATCTTCCTCGCGCATTCCTCGCTCTACATCATCGGCCGGTTCCTGGCCACGCCTCTGATCGTGGTTGGCCTGGCCCTGATCAGCCTGCCTGCGGCACTGGTGACGCTGCCGTTCCTGGCGCTGGCCGTGCTGGTACCACTCGCGGCGAGGCGCAGCGCCCGGGAGCAGGGGCGGCGTGCGCGGGCAGTGACCGCCGAGATCGGTGCGGACATGCAGGAGAACGTGGGGGCCGTGCGGGAGATCGCAGCGTTCGGACTGCTCGAGGAGCGGTTGGGTCGGCTCGCCGGTCAGCAGACCCGGCTCTGGCGCGCACAGCGGGCGACCACGATCCGTACGGGGGTGGAGACCGCCGTCGGGGGCGTGCTCTCCTCCCTGGTGGCTGTGGCCGCCACCGTAGTGGCCGTACGGGAGGTGGCAGCCGGGCGCCTGGCCCTCGAGTGGCTGCCGGTGGTAGCGGCAGTGGCGGGCGCAACGCCCTCGGCGATCGCCCAGTGGGCTGCGACCACCCGGCACTATGGCAACACCGCGGCTTCGGCGCGACGCATCGAGGAGATCCTCGACGCCCCCGATCCACTGCCGGTCATTCCGGAGTCCGAAGGGTCCAGCCCGACCACCTCGGTGGAGTGCCTTCCGGTCGCAGAACCCTCCGATCGCGGCCTGAGCACACCCCATATCCGGGTGGAATCGGTCACCTACAGCTGGCCCGGTGCGCCCCGGCCAGCCGTGCGAGATGTCAGCGTGGCGATCGGGGCCGGGGAGACGGTCGCGCTGGCTGGCGCGAGCGGGGCGGGCAAGTCCACGCTGGGGGCGCTGCTGGCCCGTTGGTATGACCCGGACGTCGGGCGCATCCTCGTCGGGGGCACGGACGTGCGCGCGATGGAGCGAGCCGAACGGGTGGCCACCGTGTGCCTGGTGCCGCAGGAGCCGTACCTGTTCGCCGAATCGGTGCGGGAGAACCTCGCCGTGGCCCTACCGCACGAGCTTCCCGACGACGCCCTGTGGGAGGCACTGGAACGCACCCGCGCAGCTGATGTGGTCCGCGGGATGCCGCACGGGCTGGACACGGTGCTCGCCGATCGCGGGCGCAGCCTCTCCGGAGGCGAACGGCAGCGACTGGCGCTGGCTCGCGCTGCGCTGCGCCGGCCGGAGGTGCTCATCCTGGACGAAGCCGTCAGTCAGCTCGACGTCGAGAACGAGGTGGCGCTACGGGACAGTCTCATCGGCACCGCCACCACCACCGTGGTCATCGCGCACCGGCTCAGCACGCTGGTGACCACACCACGGGTGCTCGTTCTCGACGGCGGATCACTGGTGGGTGACGGCACGCACGAGGAGCTGCTGGCCGGATGCGACGCCTACCGGCGCCTGGTCCGTCCCCAGCTCGACCTACGGAAGGGCACATGA
- a CDS encoding class I SAM-dependent methyltransferase: protein MMKAAQFWATGDYATVGDLWSQPGRDLPARLSVTGKDVVDLATGTGVTAIAAARAGAGAVTGVDVTPSLLVEARRRAGDLPIRWVEADVTALPLPDDSADLAVSTFGMVFAEPGSAFGEARRIVRPGGRVVTTSWSEEGFFGRLRRTLAPYAPDAPEPWHENAVGIRNVLGPGAEVAEASFVMTVASPEDFVEMLERHSAPIVLLSRGIGEQWLTARQALVDLAATSGTWQGDQFEIVVSYLITSISVE from the coding sequence ATGATGAAGGCAGCGCAATTCTGGGCCACAGGCGACTATGCGACGGTCGGTGACTTGTGGAGTCAGCCAGGCCGGGATCTACCCGCTCGGCTGAGCGTGACCGGGAAGGACGTCGTGGACCTGGCCACCGGCACCGGGGTCACCGCAATCGCGGCCGCCCGGGCCGGCGCGGGCGCGGTGACCGGGGTGGACGTCACCCCGTCGTTGTTGGTCGAGGCACGGCGGCGGGCGGGTGACCTGCCGATCCGCTGGGTGGAGGCGGATGTGACGGCGTTGCCGCTACCGGACGACTCGGCCGATCTGGCGGTGTCCACCTTCGGGATGGTGTTCGCCGAGCCCGGGAGCGCGTTCGGGGAGGCACGGCGGATCGTGCGACCGGGCGGTCGGGTGGTGACGACCAGCTGGTCGGAGGAGGGGTTCTTCGGACGACTGCGGCGCACGCTCGCCCCGTACGCACCCGACGCGCCCGAACCTTGGCACGAGAACGCCGTCGGGATCCGGAACGTGCTGGGGCCCGGGGCGGAGGTGGCGGAGGCGTCGTTCGTGATGACCGTGGCCTCGCCGGAAGACTTCGTCGAGATGCTCGAGCGGCACAGTGCACCCATCGTGCTGCTCTCCCGCGGCATCGGCGAGCAGTGGCTGACCGCCCGCCAGGCATTGGTGGACCTGGCGGCTACTTCGGGAACCTGGCAGGGCGATCAGTTCGAGATCGTGGTCTCGTACCTGATCACGTCGATCTCGGTGGAGTGA
- the dgoD gene encoding galactonate dehydratase, translating into MSSSTTITKIETFRVPPRWLFLRVETSDGLVGWGEPVLEGRAATVEAAVHELAPQVMGSDASRIEDTWQRLTRSGFYRHGPVLNSAIAGYDQALWDIAGKRLGVPVHDLLGGAVRDRVRTYSWVGGDDPAGVREHIQARLDQGFTAVKMNASGALRHIDSPAAITDVVDRARAARETLGDSGDFALDFHGRVSPAMAHRLLPLLEELMPMWVEEPVVPELSAEHLPRLVERSSIPIATGERAFSRWDFKPLLEAGIAVAQPDISHAGGISETRRIAAMAETYGAGLAPHCPLGPIALASCLQVDLVSPNTVIQESSLGIHYNEGWDLLDYLVDTSPFDVREGHIDRLTGPGLGVEIDEAEVRKAAAHGHEWATPTWNHADGSLAEW; encoded by the coding sequence GTGAGTTCATCGACGACCATCACCAAGATCGAAACGTTCCGAGTGCCTCCGCGGTGGCTGTTCCTGCGGGTGGAGACCTCCGACGGGCTCGTCGGCTGGGGCGAACCTGTGCTGGAGGGCCGTGCCGCCACAGTCGAGGCCGCCGTGCACGAGCTGGCGCCCCAGGTGATGGGCAGCGATGCGAGCCGCATCGAGGACACCTGGCAGCGCCTGACGCGCTCCGGCTTCTACCGCCACGGGCCAGTACTCAACAGTGCCATTGCCGGGTATGACCAGGCCCTGTGGGACATCGCCGGCAAGCGGCTCGGGGTGCCTGTGCACGACCTGCTCGGGGGAGCGGTGCGGGACCGGGTGCGCACCTACTCCTGGGTGGGCGGAGACGACCCCGCCGGGGTGCGCGAGCACATCCAGGCACGCCTGGACCAGGGCTTCACCGCCGTGAAGATGAACGCCTCCGGGGCGCTCCGGCACATCGACTCACCTGCCGCCATCACCGATGTGGTCGACCGCGCCCGCGCCGCCCGGGAGACGCTGGGCGACTCCGGCGACTTCGCACTGGACTTCCACGGCCGCGTCTCCCCGGCGATGGCGCACCGGCTACTTCCCCTGCTCGAGGAACTGATGCCGATGTGGGTGGAGGAGCCGGTGGTGCCCGAGCTCTCCGCCGAGCACCTGCCGCGGCTGGTGGAGCGCAGCTCGATTCCGATCGCCACCGGCGAGCGGGCCTTCTCCCGCTGGGACTTCAAACCGTTGCTCGAGGCGGGCATCGCGGTGGCCCAGCCCGACATCTCCCACGCCGGCGGTATCTCCGAGACCCGCCGGATCGCAGCGATGGCCGAGACCTACGGCGCCGGCCTGGCCCCGCACTGCCCGCTCGGCCCGATCGCACTCGCCTCCTGCCTGCAGGTGGACCTGGTCTCACCCAACACGGTGATCCAGGAGTCCAGCCTCGGCATCCACTACAACGAGGGCTGGGATCTGCTCGACTATCTGGTCGACACCAGCCCGTTCGACGTGCGCGAGGGGCACATCGACCGGCTCACCGGCCCGGGCCTGGGTGTCGAGATCGACGAGGCCGAAGTGCGCAAGGCAGCCGCTCACGGGCACGAGTGGGCCACGCCTACCTGGAACCACGCCGACGGCAGCCTCGCGGAGTGGTGA